A single genomic interval of Mucilaginibacter robiniae harbors:
- a CDS encoding DUF3078 domain-containing protein, whose amino-acid sequence MAQQTDSLRRDSLRRLAFSRDSLQKDSLKLDSIRRASIIVDTNLLNQYRIEPRRNALPRLLPAVQVRPEQIPVTMLDYKVSYWHKNVIFGLNFSQSQFSNNWSAGGVNSFALNGNLDYKLEYNKSPLDYTSELILQYGRSKNKDQMSRKTNDRIFWDNKIATQLSKKWYFFASVDFESQFDKGFQYNDPDPPILISRFMAPGYITESVGFEYKPNKAFDLRIGTGTARQTFVLDTTILPKDTTYYGIRRHSTFKNEIAFQVVSTYDKDIATNLHLNTRYALFIPYGRSLVYIDHRLDATLSAKVNRWVSVSITGTGLYDYDTSHKIQGTENLTFGILYKFP is encoded by the coding sequence ATGGCCCAACAAACTGATAGTTTACGCCGTGATAGCTTGCGGCGCTTGGCCTTCAGTCGTGATAGCCTGCAAAAAGATAGTTTGAAGCTTGACAGCATTCGCCGGGCCAGCATTATAGTAGATACTAACCTGCTTAATCAGTATCGTATTGAGCCACGGCGTAATGCTTTGCCCCGGTTATTACCGGCTGTGCAGGTACGGCCTGAACAAATACCTGTAACCATGCTGGATTATAAGGTGAGCTACTGGCATAAAAATGTAATCTTCGGGTTAAATTTCAGTCAATCGCAATTTAGTAACAACTGGAGCGCGGGTGGGGTGAACTCTTTTGCACTGAACGGTAACCTGGATTATAAACTGGAATACAACAAGTCTCCACTGGATTATACTTCTGAACTGATTTTGCAATACGGACGGTCGAAAAACAAAGACCAAATGTCGCGCAAAACTAACGACCGTATTTTCTGGGACAACAAAATAGCTACTCAATTATCTAAAAAGTGGTATTTCTTTGCCTCTGTAGACTTTGAATCGCAGTTTGATAAAGGTTTCCAGTATAATGATCCGGATCCTCCTATACTTATTTCCCGTTTTATGGCGCCTGGTTACATTACCGAATCTGTCGGTTTTGAGTACAAGCCTAACAAAGCTTTTGATTTACGTATTGGTACCGGTACTGCTCGTCAAACATTCGTTTTAGATACCACGATTCTGCCTAAGGATACTACCTACTACGGTATTCGTCGACATAGTACTTTCAAAAATGAGATTGCCTTCCAAGTAGTATCTACTTATGATAAAGACATTGCAACCAACCTGCACCTAAACACCCGTTATGCATTGTTCATTCCTTACGGACGTAGCCTAGTATATATTGATCATCGTTTGGATGCAACCCTATCAGCCAAAGTAAACCGTTGGGTAAGTGTTTCTATTACCGGCACAGGCTTGTATGATTATGATACTTCACATAAAATACAAGGAACAGAAAATCTGACTTTTGGTATATTGTACAAGTTCCCGTAA
- a CDS encoding DUF1810 domain-containing protein, producing MAQQNGLQRFIDAQKSDYDTALAEVKQGHKRSHWMWYIFPQIQGLGFSEASRYYGIKDINEAEAYYKNPVLGSRLVQICEELLKLPSSSAHQILGSPDDLKLRSCITLFAALPDASSVFKELLRKFFSGQPDAQTLKIIGKKL from the coding sequence ATGGCTCAGCAAAATGGTTTACAACGGTTCATCGACGCACAAAAGTCAGATTACGATACCGCCTTGGCAGAAGTAAAACAAGGCCACAAAAGAAGCCATTGGATGTGGTATATATTTCCGCAAATTCAAGGTTTAGGATTTAGTGAAGCTTCCAGGTATTATGGTATAAAAGACATTAATGAGGCAGAAGCTTATTATAAAAACCCGGTATTAGGTAGCCGACTGGTTCAAATTTGTGAAGAATTGCTGAAGTTGCCTAGCAGTAGTGCGCATCAAATACTCGGCAGCCCGGATGATTTAAAATTAAGATCGTGCATAACCTTATTTGCTGCTTTACCAGACGCCTCTTCGGTTTTCAAAGAGTTGCTGCGTAAATTTTTTAGCGGCCAACCAGATGCTCAAACCTTAAAGATTATTGGAAAGAAATTGTAA
- a CDS encoding low affinity iron permease family protein, with amino-acid sequence MATTPSNEKPQNSFFEQFSNRVTAWTGSSSAFILACLAVIVWGATGPVFHYSETWQLVINTGTTIITFLMVFLIQKAQNKESKAIQLKLNELIAANRFTSNRMVDIEDLTERELDDLRKFYAKLSDMAEEDGDIHRSHSIDAAEDLQEKKEKIKEATNKRKSDDKIDKD; translated from the coding sequence ATGGCAACTACACCATCTAATGAAAAACCACAAAATAGTTTCTTTGAGCAATTTTCTAATCGGGTAACCGCTTGGACTGGTAGTTCAAGTGCATTTATATTGGCTTGTTTGGCGGTTATTGTTTGGGGAGCTACAGGGCCAGTATTTCATTACTCTGAAACCTGGCAGTTGGTAATAAACACAGGTACTACAATTATCACTTTCCTGATGGTATTCCTAATTCAGAAGGCCCAGAATAAAGAATCTAAAGCTATTCAACTTAAATTGAATGAACTAATTGCTGCCAACAGGTTTACCAGTAACCGGATGGTAGATATTGAAGATTTAACGGAAAGAGAGTTGGATGATTTGCGTAAGTTTTACGCCAAGCTATCGGATATGGCAGAAGAGGATGGTGATATTCATAGATCACACTCTATTGATGCCGCAGAAGATTTGCAGGAAAAGAAAGAGAAAATCAAGGAAGCAACCAACAAACGTAAATCTGACGATAAAATTGATAAAGATTAA
- a CDS encoding glucosaminidase domain-containing protein yields MKKIVVLLMAAALLSACSSRKNLVKSSSATTATAYSGISKEEARRNNELIRNENQQAITAYSSYTVTQYIEHFKKIAIQEMNLYGIPASITLAQGLFESGFGNGELARVANNHFGIKNTSDWKGRVYYKDDDRPNDAFRVYNNPEDSYRDHSEFLKRKRYAHLFELDKNDYQSWAYGLKEAGYATNPNYPQLLINAIQKYQLDQYDRPEGEIQKIKREDRVLAQINQNIGKAVKDSLILNAPTNKLYTVGTGDTLYNISKRFGLTIEELKTLNNMADNDIKIGQKLVVSR; encoded by the coding sequence ATGAAAAAAATAGTAGTACTGCTGATGGCTGCTGCCTTGTTATCGGCTTGTTCTTCTCGTAAAAATCTGGTGAAATCCAGCTCCGCAACTACTGCTACAGCTTATAGTGGTATCTCGAAAGAAGAAGCCCGCCGCAATAATGAGCTCATCCGGAATGAAAACCAGCAGGCTATTACGGCTTATAGCTCATACACCGTTACCCAATACATTGAACATTTTAAAAAAATAGCTATACAGGAAATGAACCTGTATGGCATACCCGCCAGTATCACCCTGGCACAAGGCCTTTTTGAATCTGGTTTTGGCAATGGCGAACTGGCTAGAGTAGCTAACAATCATTTCGGTATTAAAAACACCAGCGATTGGAAAGGGCGTGTTTATTACAAAGATGATGACCGGCCTAATGATGCCTTTCGGGTATATAATAACCCAGAAGATTCTTACCGCGACCATTCGGAGTTTTTAAAGCGTAAACGCTACGCCCATTTGTTTGAACTAGATAAGAACGATTATCAAAGTTGGGCTTACGGGTTAAAAGAGGCAGGTTATGCCACTAACCCTAATTATCCGCAGTTGCTGATTAATGCTATCCAGAAGTATCAGTTAGATCAGTATGATCGTCCTGAAGGTGAAATACAGAAAATTAAACGCGAAGACCGGGTGCTGGCGCAAATCAACCAAAATATCGGTAAAGCCGTAAAAGATTCCCTTATTCTTAATGCCCCTACTAATAAATTATATACGGTAGGCACCGGCGATACACTATACAATATATCCAAACGTTTTGGATTGACGATAGAGGAGTTAAAAACGCTAAACAATATGGCCGATAATGATATTAAAATAGGGCAGAAGCTGGTAGTATCACGTTAG
- a CDS encoding glucosaminidase domain-containing protein, whose product MKKILLITCLLISTFAASAQTTSKSYIDKFKDNAIRIMHESGVPASIILAIAMHESASGNSKLARTQNNHFGMKGTSPVSYTGRKHVHSSYKQYDSAFDSFQDFARVMTERKQFSRLADQLSHYDYKGWVKGIQHSGYASSHQWGSQVLGLIHKYELHAFDEEPDSTQAAPKQH is encoded by the coding sequence ATGAAGAAAATCCTACTGATTACCTGTTTACTAATCTCAACATTTGCTGCTTCAGCACAGACCACTTCCAAATCCTATATTGATAAGTTCAAAGATAATGCCATTCGCATTATGCACGAGAGCGGTGTACCTGCCAGTATCATTTTAGCTATTGCTATGCACGAATCAGCTAGCGGAAACAGCAAACTGGCTCGTACACAGAACAATCACTTTGGTATGAAAGGTACCAGCCCTGTATCATATACCGGACGCAAGCATGTACACTCATCCTATAAACAGTACGATTCTGCATTCGATTCTTTTCAGGATTTTGCCCGGGTAATGACTGAACGTAAACAGTTTAGCCGCTTGGCTGATCAGCTATCTCATTATGATTATAAAGGTTGGGTAAAAGGTATTCAGCACAGCGGCTATGCCAGTAGCCATCAATGGGGTTCGCAGGTATTGGGTCTTATCCACAAATATGAACTGCACGCCTTTGATGAAGAACCCGATTCTACTCAGGCTGCGCCTAAACAGCACTAA
- a CDS encoding O-methyltransferase: MEILDPQLQAYLDTHCDPEPEALREINRETYLKQLKPNMLSGHYQGRLLSMLSKIVQPKLILEVGAFTGYATICLAEGLAEGGKVHTIEVNREQEETLRKNYQLAGVDDRIELHIGDAQQIIFAIPENNFDLSFIDADKKSNLTYFELIINKTKPGGLIIIDNVLWKGKVYGEAKDVDTQLFRKLNDQIAVNTQVEKLILPVRDGVLVIRKK, encoded by the coding sequence ATGGAGATTTTAGATCCGCAATTGCAAGCTTATTTAGATACGCACTGCGACCCGGAACCTGAGGCGTTACGTGAAATAAACCGCGAAACCTACTTGAAGCAGCTAAAGCCCAATATGCTGTCGGGACACTATCAGGGTCGGCTATTAAGTATGCTGAGCAAGATAGTGCAGCCTAAGCTGATTTTGGAGGTGGGCGCATTTACTGGTTATGCTACCATTTGCCTGGCTGAAGGGTTGGCCGAAGGAGGTAAAGTGCACACTATTGAAGTGAACCGCGAGCAGGAAGAAACCTTGCGAAAAAACTACCAATTAGCTGGTGTTGACGACCGAATTGAGCTGCATATTGGTGATGCACAGCAAATTATATTTGCAATTCCGGAAAATAATTTTGATCTTAGTTTTATTGACGCAGATAAGAAGAGCAATTTGACTTATTTTGAGTTAATTATAAATAAAACGAAACCGGGAGGTTTAATAATAATTGATAATGTTTTGTGGAAAGGAAAGGTGTACGGCGAGGCAAAAGATGTCGATACACAACTTTTCAGAAAACTAAATGACCAGATTGCTGTTAACACACAGGTTGAAAAACTGATATTACCTGTGCGCGACGGCGTACTCGTCATCAGGAAAAAATAA
- a CDS encoding NUDIX domain-containing protein, translating to MQSTENPWQIVSKKTIYDNPWISLIHHEVINPSGNAGIYGKVHYKNWAIGVLPLDDELNTYLVGQYRFVLNQYSWEMPEGGGPLGTDPLDAAKRELLEETGLKAREWTKLHDFHLSNSVGNEFGQIYLARGLEQFEAEPEETEELQVRKVPFSEVYRMVCNSEITDSMTVAAVLRVQLMILEGKI from the coding sequence ATGCAATCAACTGAAAACCCTTGGCAGATAGTTTCTAAAAAAACAATATATGATAACCCCTGGATTAGCCTTATTCACCATGAGGTTATCAACCCGTCAGGCAACGCAGGTATTTATGGAAAAGTACATTATAAGAATTGGGCTATAGGCGTACTTCCTTTAGATGACGAACTGAATACTTACTTAGTAGGACAATACCGTTTTGTACTCAACCAATACAGCTGGGAAATGCCGGAAGGTGGCGGCCCTTTAGGCACTGATCCCTTGGATGCGGCCAAACGGGAACTACTAGAAGAAACCGGCTTAAAAGCCCGCGAATGGACCAAACTTCACGATTTTCATTTATCTAATTCGGTAGGTAATGAGTTCGGACAAATCTATTTAGCACGTGGCTTGGAACAATTTGAAGCTGAGCCGGAAGAAACTGAAGAATTGCAAGTGCGTAAAGTGCCATTTAGCGAAGTGTACCGTATGGTATGCAACAGTGAGATAACCGACTCCATGACAGTAGCTGCAGTATTGCGCGTACAACTTATGATACTGGAAGGCAAAATTTAG